The proteins below come from a single Papaver somniferum cultivar HN1 chromosome 11, ASM357369v1, whole genome shotgun sequence genomic window:
- the LOC113325001 gene encoding protein EMB-1-like: MSSEDRQELDARARQGETVVPGGTGGKSLEAQEHLAEGRSRGGQTRKEQLGTEGYQEMGRKGGLSTMDQSGGERAEQEGVDIDESKYRTRSQTN, from the exons ATGTCTTCGGAAGATAGGCAAGAACTTGACGCCAGGGCAAGGCAAGGAGAGACTGTTGTTCCTGGTGGTACTGGAGGAAAGAGTCTTGAAGCTCAGGAACATCTTGCTGAGG GGCGTAGCCGAGGAGGACAAACAAGGAAGGAACAGCTAGGCACTGAAGGGTACCAGGAGATGGGAAGGAAAGGTGGACTCAGCACCATGGATCAGTCTGGTGGCGAACGTGCTGAACAGGAAGGCGTTGATATCGACGAGTCCAAGTACCGTACTCGAAGTCAGACGAACTAG